A window from Frischella perrara encodes these proteins:
- the pta gene encoding phosphate acetyltransferase encodes MARTIMLIPTSSNVGLTGVSLGVIRSMERQGVKISLFKPVAQPALGGDRPDQTTTLIQSNTSIPSNKPLKMSHVEKLIGLNQQDVLMEEIIALFAENNKQSEVVLVEGIVPTNNYPFASELNYNIAKTLGAEIIFVMSMGSDTPEQLKERVEIARSNFGGVKNEKITGVIINKVNAPIDAQTLARPDVSDIYHTPKFDGKTITIEDLRQHSPLPVLGCIPWNIDLTACRAIDMANHLSAKIINEGGIKQRRIKHVSFCSRSVPNIISHLRPNALLVTSADRADIITTISLAVMNGTEIGGVLLTGGYELDANVAKLCKPAFETGLPVFSVDTNTFQTSINLQRFNLEIPVDDKERLDNTQNFVADHIDSEWIKALKNESTSGIARMSPPAFRYQLTEFARKAGKTIVLPEGDEPRTIKAAVICAERGIAKCVLLGNPDEIKRVAATQGVTLGAGIEIMDPEAIRENYVPRLVELRKNKGMTEILAREQLADNVVLGTMMLERDEVDGLVSGAVHTTANTIRPPLQLIKTAPGSSLVSSVFFMLMPEQVYIYGDCAINPDPNAQELAEIAIQSADTAIAFGIEPKVAMISYSTGNSGQGADVEKVKEATRIAKEKRPDLLIDGPLQYDAAVMPDVAKSKAPNSQVAGQATVFIFPDLNTGNTTYKAVQRSADLVSIGPMLQGMRKPVNDLSRGALVDDIVYTIALTAIQATQQ; translated from the coding sequence GTGGCTCGTACAATTATGTTAATCCCTACGTCTTCAAATGTCGGTTTAACAGGCGTGAGCTTAGGCGTTATTCGTTCAATGGAACGTCAAGGGGTAAAAATCAGTTTATTTAAACCTGTTGCGCAACCTGCTCTAGGTGGTGATCGTCCTGATCAAACTACTACCTTAATTCAAAGCAATACATCAATTCCGTCAAATAAACCTCTGAAAATGAGTCATGTGGAAAAGTTAATAGGTCTAAATCAGCAAGATGTATTAATGGAAGAGATTATAGCTTTGTTTGCTGAAAATAATAAGCAATCAGAAGTTGTGCTTGTTGAAGGTATCGTACCAACCAATAATTATCCGTTTGCAAGTGAACTGAATTATAATATTGCTAAAACCTTAGGTGCTGAAATTATTTTCGTCATGTCTATGGGAAGTGATACCCCAGAACAATTAAAAGAACGCGTTGAGATTGCGCGATCTAACTTTGGTGGTGTTAAAAACGAGAAAATTACAGGCGTTATTATTAATAAAGTGAATGCACCAATTGATGCGCAAACACTAGCTCGACCTGATGTTTCAGATATTTACCATACACCAAAATTTGATGGTAAAACAATTACTATTGAAGATTTAAGACAACATAGTCCATTGCCTGTATTAGGATGTATTCCATGGAATATTGATTTAACAGCATGCCGTGCTATTGATATGGCAAATCACTTATCAGCTAAAATTATTAATGAAGGTGGTATTAAACAACGTCGTATCAAACATGTTTCCTTCTGTTCTCGTAGCGTTCCTAATATCATTTCTCATTTACGACCTAATGCATTATTAGTAACTTCTGCTGATCGCGCTGATATTATTACAACTATTTCTTTAGCAGTTATGAATGGTACTGAGATCGGTGGCGTACTTTTAACCGGTGGATATGAACTTGATGCAAATGTTGCAAAACTTTGTAAACCAGCATTTGAGACAGGTTTACCTGTTTTTAGTGTTGATACTAATACTTTCCAAACTTCGATCAACTTGCAACGTTTTAATCTTGAAATTCCTGTCGATGATAAAGAACGTTTAGATAATACACAAAATTTTGTGGCAGATCATATTGATTCTGAATGGATTAAAGCACTGAAAAATGAATCTACTTCAGGAATCGCTCGTATGTCACCACCGGCTTTCCGTTATCAATTAACTGAATTTGCACGTAAGGCAGGCAAAACGATTGTTTTACCTGAAGGTGATGAACCACGTACTATTAAAGCCGCTGTAATCTGTGCTGAACGTGGTATTGCTAAATGTGTATTACTTGGAAATCCTGATGAAATTAAACGTGTTGCAGCTACCCAAGGGGTAACTTTAGGTGCAGGCATTGAGATCATGGATCCAGAGGCGATTCGTGAAAATTATGTACCTCGTTTAGTTGAATTACGTAAAAATAAGGGTATGACCGAAATTTTAGCTCGAGAACAACTTGCCGATAATGTTGTTTTAGGAACTATGATGTTGGAACGTGATGAAGTAGATGGCTTAGTATCCGGTGCTGTTCATACTACAGCTAATACTATTCGCCCACCATTACAATTAATCAAAACTGCCCCAGGTAGTTCACTTGTTTCATCAGTGTTCTTTATGTTAATGCCTGAGCAAGTTTATATCTATGGTGACTGCGCTATTAATCCAGATCCTAATGCACAAGAATTAGCTGAAATTGCAATTCAATCAGCGGATACTGCGATTGCCTTTGGTATAGAGCCAAAAGTTGCTATGATTTCTTACTCAACAGGTAACTCTGGACAAGGTGCCGATGTTGAGAAAGTAAAAGAAGCAACGCGTATTGCAAAAGAAAAACGTCCTGATTTATTAATTGATGGACCTTTACAATATGATGCAGCGGTAATGCCTGATGTTGCTAAATCTAAAGCGCCAAATTCACAAGTAGCGGGTCAAGCAACTGTATTTATTTTCCCTGACTTAAATACAGGTAATACTACCTACAAAGCGGTACAACGTTCTGCTGATCTGGTTTCAATTGGTCCAATGTTACAAGGTATGCGTAAACCAGTGAATGATTTATCCCGAGGCGCATTGGTAGATGATATTGTTTATACAATTGCTTTAACTGCGATTCAAGCGACTCAACAATAA
- a CDS encoding acetate kinase, with translation MSSNLVLVLNCGSSSLKFAIIDPQNGDEYISGLAECFNLPDARIKWKLDGEKGEASLGAGAAHSQAINYLVKEIFSKKPELLANIKAIGHRIVHGGEKYTQSVVIDDSVLQGIKDASAFAPLHNPAHLIGIEEAFKAFPHLKDKNVAVFDTAFHTTMPKEAYLYALPNELYTKYGIRRYGAHGTSHYYVSQQAAKLLNKPVEETNVITCHLGNGASISAVKNGKCVETSMGLTPLEGLVMGTRSGDIDPAIMFFLHDNLKMSVADINNLLNKKSGLLGLTGVSSDCRYVTDHYETDENAKNALDVFVHRLVKYIGGYAMLLDGRLDAIVFTGGIGENSEEVRRMALQKLGLLGFELDQERNLAARFGKGGTITKDGSAIAMVIPTNEELVIAQDAARLTA, from the coding sequence ATGTCGAGTAATCTTGTTCTCGTTTTGAACTGTGGCAGTTCATCATTAAAATTTGCCATTATCGATCCACAAAATGGTGATGAATATATTTCTGGTTTGGCTGAATGTTTTAATCTTCCTGATGCGCGTATTAAATGGAAATTAGACGGTGAAAAAGGTGAAGCATCTTTAGGTGCAGGCGCCGCGCATAGTCAAGCGATTAACTATCTAGTTAAAGAAATCTTTTCTAAAAAGCCAGAGTTATTAGCTAACATTAAAGCCATTGGACATCGTATTGTTCATGGTGGAGAAAAATATACACAATCTGTTGTTATTGATGATAGTGTATTACAAGGTATTAAAGACGCATCAGCATTTGCTCCTTTACATAACCCAGCTCATCTTATCGGTATCGAAGAAGCATTTAAAGCTTTCCCACATTTGAAAGATAAGAACGTAGCAGTATTTGATACCGCTTTCCATACAACCATGCCAAAAGAAGCTTATTTATATGCGCTTCCAAATGAATTATATACAAAATATGGTATTCGTCGATATGGTGCTCATGGGACTAGTCATTATTATGTTAGCCAACAAGCTGCTAAATTATTGAATAAACCAGTAGAAGAAACTAACGTAATTACTTGTCATTTAGGTAACGGTGCTTCAATTTCTGCAGTTAAGAATGGTAAATGTGTTGAAACTTCAATGGGCTTAACTCCTCTTGAAGGTTTAGTCATGGGTACACGTAGTGGTGATATTGATCCAGCTATTATGTTCTTCTTACATGATAATTTGAAAATGTCAGTAGCTGATATTAATAACCTATTAAACAAAAAATCTGGTTTATTAGGTCTAACCGGTGTTAGTAGTGACTGCCGTTATGTAACTGACCATTATGAAACGGATGAAAATGCTAAAAATGCTCTAGATGTATTTGTGCACCGTTTAGTAAAATATATTGGTGGTTATGCAATGTTATTAGATGGTCGTTTGGATGCAATTGTTTTCACAGGTGGTATTGGTGAAAACTCTGAAGAAGTTCGTCGTATGGCTTTACAAAAATTAGGTTTACTAGGATTTGAACTCGATCAAGAACGTAATTTAGCAGCTCGTTTTGGTAAAGGCGGAACGATTACTAAAGATGGTTCGGCGATTGCGATGGTAATTCCGACCAATGAAGAATTGGTTATTGCGCAAGATGCTGCACGTTTGACAGCATAA